A portion of the Streptomyces sp. NBC_01335 genome contains these proteins:
- a CDS encoding tetratricopeptide repeat protein, whose translation MTDQAVDTSGPARAPRTEEPSRTAPPELFGRQRELKALQEDIERAGLNTLAGRKAARARVLLIAGRAGSGRSALAAAFAHTLTRTPPTGGSTGPLPWAAPGTGSGDYPDGVLRVALTDSGGTPVPPERTAREILGLLSLAAPPGADADELTEMVREALAVRRLLLVLDDAVDAEQVDPLLPDGPGCLVLATATGPLTGVPDVRPCTIGGLDTGSAVRLLAGVIGQVRITVDPRTAETLVEECGGQPAALLLVAGWIAARPTASVADATQHLRGTPEDTDQPVGARPLARAFRMAHDALLETPARMLRLLALAPAGLADAHTASALAGCSVSAARRTLDDFVGLGLLRTDGAAEPQYEVPGCLAPLVRALLEERDRPAETELARARMLERTVRLLHSCRAVTDPEGSPARRKLAGLPKALRFPGPEEAAVWLRVRLPSLVAAARMAVADGELDTLARRLVAALVRALAAHLGTEAAAPELYGLHGLVLDVAERRGLHRERAAALLNLADLDASTGRTRTALTRYRAALDAGREAKDLYATGRAMESVGGAYAELGDYPRASDWYGRALAQRLAQGDREGEARLYGRLGAVHAYAGRYGEALRNWRAAAAGLRRLGDLPAQARALSEAARVQEYAGRPHDSLRTCREAVDLARQAEDVRLQAALQLRLADTLDRLGDPAAAALHRATAERLLGEEGSACENIGVPVEN comes from the coding sequence GTGACGGATCAGGCGGTGGACACCAGCGGCCCGGCCCGAGCGCCCCGCACCGAGGAGCCCTCCCGCACGGCCCCACCCGAACTTTTCGGCCGTCAACGCGAGTTGAAGGCCCTTCAGGAGGACATCGAACGGGCCGGGCTGAACACCCTGGCCGGCCGCAAGGCGGCCCGCGCCCGCGTCCTGCTGATCGCCGGACGCGCCGGATCCGGGCGCAGCGCCCTCGCCGCCGCCTTCGCCCACACCCTGACCCGAACGCCCCCCACCGGCGGCTCCACGGGCCCGCTGCCCTGGGCCGCGCCCGGTACCGGAAGCGGCGACTACCCGGACGGTGTGCTGCGTGTCGCCCTGACCGACTCCGGCGGCACCCCGGTGCCTCCCGAACGCACCGCCCGCGAGATCCTCGGCCTGCTCTCCCTCGCCGCCCCGCCCGGCGCGGACGCCGACGAGCTCACCGAGATGGTCCGCGAGGCCCTCGCCGTGCGGCGGCTGCTGCTCGTGCTCGACGACGCGGTGGACGCCGAGCAGGTGGACCCCCTCCTGCCGGACGGCCCCGGCTGCCTGGTGCTGGCCACCGCTACCGGCCCGCTGACCGGCGTCCCCGACGTCCGCCCCTGCACCATCGGCGGGCTGGACACCGGCTCAGCCGTGCGCCTCCTCGCCGGGGTGATCGGCCAGGTGCGGATCACCGTGGACCCCCGGACCGCCGAGACCCTCGTGGAGGAGTGCGGCGGGCAGCCCGCGGCGCTGCTGCTCGTCGCGGGGTGGATCGCCGCCCGTCCGACCGCCTCCGTCGCCGACGCCACCCAGCACCTGCGGGGGACCCCGGAGGACACCGACCAGCCGGTGGGCGCCCGCCCGCTGGCCCGCGCCTTCCGGATGGCGCACGACGCCCTGCTGGAGACCCCCGCCCGGATGCTGCGACTGCTCGCGCTCGCGCCCGCCGGCCTCGCCGACGCGCACACCGCCTCCGCGCTGGCCGGCTGCTCCGTCTCCGCCGCCCGCCGGACCCTCGACGACTTCGTCGGCCTCGGCCTGCTGCGTACCGACGGCGCCGCCGAGCCCCAGTACGAGGTACCGGGCTGCCTCGCGCCCCTGGTGCGGGCGCTCCTGGAGGAACGCGACCGGCCGGCCGAGACCGAGCTGGCCCGGGCCCGGATGCTGGAGCGCACCGTACGGCTGCTCCACTCCTGCCGGGCGGTCACCGATCCGGAGGGCTCCCCGGCCCGACGCAAGCTCGCCGGGCTCCCCAAGGCGCTCCGGTTCCCCGGCCCGGAGGAGGCCGCCGTCTGGCTGCGCGTCAGGCTGCCCTCGCTGGTGGCCGCCGCCCGCATGGCGGTGGCGGACGGAGAGCTGGACACCCTCGCCCGCCGCCTGGTCGCCGCCCTGGTGCGGGCGCTCGCGGCCCACCTCGGCACGGAGGCCGCCGCCCCCGAGCTGTACGGGCTGCACGGCCTGGTGCTCGACGTGGCGGAGCGCCGGGGGCTGCACCGGGAGCGCGCCGCCGCGCTGCTCAACCTCGCCGACCTCGACGCCTCCACCGGCCGCACCCGCACCGCCCTGACCCGCTACCGCGCCGCGCTGGACGCCGGGCGGGAGGCGAAGGACCTGTACGCCACCGGCCGCGCCATGGAGTCCGTCGGAGGCGCCTACGCCGAGCTGGGGGACTACCCGCGCGCCTCCGACTGGTACGGCCGGGCGCTCGCGCAGCGCCTCGCACAGGGCGACCGGGAGGGCGAGGCGCGGCTCTACGGGCGGCTCGGCGCGGTGCACGCGTACGCCGGGCGGTACGGCGAGGCGCTGCGCAACTGGCGGGCCGCCGCGGCCGGCCTGCGCAGGCTCGGCGACCTTCCCGCCCAGGCCAGGGCGCTCAGCGAGGCGGCCAGGGTCCAGGAGTACGCGGGCCGCCCGCACGACTCGCTGCGCACCTGCCGGGAGGCGGTCGACCTGGCCCGGCAGGCCGAGGACGTGCGGCTCCAGGCGGCTCTGCAGCTGCGGCTGGCCGACACCCTGGACCGGCTCGGCGACCCCGCTGCCGCAGCGCTGCACCGGGCGACGGCGGAGAGGCTGCTGGGCGAGGAAGGATCTGCCTGCGAAAACATTGGCGTCCCGGTCGAAAATTAG